The proteins below are encoded in one region of Patescibacteria group bacterium:
- a CDS encoding sugar phosphate nucleotidyltransferase, with protein sequence MIKKVVIAAAGRGTRMQGLSKDKPKHLIEVNGKPFLYYLLENLKAAGLTEIIIVVGYKKEVLEKFANKYDPTMTIINQFEKLGDEYGTACPIKCVEDLIGNEQFISVCGDDLYSVPDLKNMMVNDNFHYVAGKVSETPETKGVLITNDGYLEKIIEKPKEFVGDLVNTGMYKFTPEIFEIVKGVRLSSRGEYELTDSISYLAKQKKVKVKKIKEYWLEFTRPEDVIAVSDFLKNKQK encoded by the coding sequence ATGATCAAAAAAGTGGTAATAGCTGCGGCAGGTCGTGGTACCAGAATGCAGGGTTTAAGCAAGGATAAGCCGAAACATTTGATTGAGGTCAACGGCAAACCGTTTTTATATTATCTATTGGAGAATCTTAAAGCCGCAGGGCTTACGGAAATTATTATTGTGGTTGGATATAAAAAAGAAGTGCTGGAAAAATTTGCCAACAAATATGATCCAACTATGACAATCATCAATCAATTTGAAAAATTGGGTGATGAATATGGCACTGCGTGTCCGATTAAATGTGTTGAGGACCTGATTGGGAACGAGCAGTTTATTTCTGTATGTGGCGATGATCTGTATTCAGTTCCGGATTTGAAAAATATGATGGTGAACGACAATTTCCATTACGTTGCCGGAAAAGTTTCTGAAACACCGGAAACAAAAGGTGTTTTGATCACGAACGACGGATATTTGGAAAAGATTATTGAGAAACCAAAAGAATTTGTCGGTGACCTGGTTAATACCGGGATGTATAAGTTTACCCCGGAAATTTTTGAAATAGTTAAAGGGGTCCGGCTGTCATCACGGGGAGAATATGAACTGACGGACAGCATTTCCTATCTGGCAAAACAGAAGAAAGTAAAAGTGAAAAAAATAAAAGAATATTGGCTTGAATTTACCCGTCCGGAAGACGTTATCGCGGTCAGTGATTTTCTCAAAAATAAGCAGAAATAA
- a CDS encoding gluconeogenesis factor YvcK family protein has protein sequence MPKKKNVVTIGGGTGTSVVLSGLRKYPVKLSAIVTMMDSGGSTGQLVRDFNVHPMGDVRQALLALSRAEKERRDFFEFRFDQANLLGHNAGNLFLAGYEKQLGSFEQAIKKAYEYLEVEGEVIPVTLTRTELVAQLAGGRKIFQEHSFDDLVKKKNTFQKLLLSKRASANPRAISAIKKADAIIICPGNPLRSVLPNFLVGGIRQAFKNSKAPVIFCANLLNKKGQTDSMDLAEVVDFFEKYIGKGVIDYVIYNSEKISGKMLKKSKLDDEVIMPINEKKLNSADYQAVSALLLATEVYQQKKSDVLLKRTGIRHDPKKLATIIMQIIQKASK, from the coding sequence ATGCCGAAGAAAAAGAATGTTGTCACAATCGGCGGAGGGACGGGGACCTCTGTAGTTTTGTCTGGCTTAAGGAAATATCCGGTTAAACTGTCTGCGATTGTAACCATGATGGACAGCGGTGGTTCAACCGGCCAGTTAGTTCGTGATTTCAATGTCCATCCGATGGGGGATGTTCGTCAGGCATTACTTGCATTGTCCCGCGCGGAAAAAGAGCGCAGGGATTTTTTTGAATTCCGCTTTGATCAGGCTAACCTGCTTGGCCATAATGCCGGAAATTTGTTTTTAGCCGGATACGAAAAACAGTTAGGTAGTTTTGAGCAGGCAATAAAGAAGGCATACGAATATCTGGAAGTAGAAGGCGAGGTAATTCCGGTGACATTAACCAGAACCGAATTAGTAGCGCAGCTTGCCGGGGGCAGAAAAATATTCCAGGAACATTCATTTGACGATTTGGTTAAGAAAAAAAATACATTTCAAAAATTACTATTAAGCAAAAGGGCTTCAGCGAACCCGCGCGCAATCAGCGCTATTAAAAAGGCAGATGCAATTATCATTTGTCCGGGTAATCCGCTGCGGAGCGTATTACCGAACTTTTTGGTAGGTGGGATCCGGCAGGCATTTAAAAATTCAAAGGCACCGGTAATATTTTGTGCAAACCTATTAAATAAAAAAGGTCAGACCGATTCAATGGATTTAGCTGAAGTAGTAGATTTTTTTGAAAAATACATTGGCAAGGGCGTGATTGATTATGTAATATACAATTCTGAGAAAATCAGCGGAAAGATGCTGAAAAAAAGTAAACTTGATGATGAAGTTATAATGCCAATCAACGAGAAAAAATTAAACAGCGCTGATTATCAGGCCGTCTCCGCATTATTACTTGCCACGGAAGTCTATCAACAGAAAAAATCTGATGTTTTGTTGAAACGGACCGGGATTAGACACGATCCAAAAAAGCTTGCTACAATAATTATGCAGATTATCCAAAAAGCATCCAAATGA
- a CDS encoding peptidoglycan bridge formation glycyltransferase FemA/FemB family protein — MEIKKIENFAAAHEFVSNHALASGAFLQTQFWGEFQKECGLSYWYLGAFDGEDLRGVALVLKISLPLGKSYLYCPKGPVVDPGSGALGVLLSEIGHIAKNEGSLFLRFEPAFPEEFSQKIQSQLKARIVKEVQPKSNWVLDVTKSGDELLSAMKQKTRYNIHLAEKKKLAIRKSCDAKDIELFFALADETAKRNGINTHSKNYYTKMMESLSAHGLVKLYLAEYDGKTIAANFMLYFGGVATYLHGGSNSEFRNLMAPYLLQWQAIQDAKNEGSKIYDFGGVSPENDDVHKWSGISRFKRGFGGRQINSVGTYDTVYSPFWYRLYTTVRKFR, encoded by the coding sequence AAAAAAATTGAGAATTTTGCGGCTGCGCATGAATTCGTTTCTAACCACGCACTGGCCAGCGGGGCTTTTTTACAGACACAATTTTGGGGAGAGTTCCAGAAGGAATGCGGTTTGTCTTATTGGTATCTCGGCGCGTTTGATGGTGAAGATTTGAGAGGAGTCGCTTTGGTATTAAAAATTTCTCTTCCTCTCGGGAAAAGCTATTTATACTGTCCGAAGGGACCAGTTGTCGATCCGGGCAGTGGTGCATTGGGTGTACTACTTTCAGAGATAGGTCATATAGCAAAGAACGAAGGTTCGCTGTTTCTGCGTTTTGAACCAGCCTTCCCGGAAGAATTTTCACAAAAAATCCAATCTCAGTTGAAAGCCAGAATAGTTAAAGAGGTTCAGCCAAAATCAAACTGGGTTTTGGATGTTACGAAATCTGGTGATGAATTGTTGTCGGCGATGAAACAGAAAACACGCTATAATATCCATCTGGCGGAGAAAAAGAAATTAGCCATCAGAAAATCATGTGATGCTAAGGATATAGAATTGTTTTTTGCCCTGGCTGATGAGACGGCAAAAAGAAACGGAATTAATACGCATAGTAAAAATTACTATACTAAAATGATGGAGTCACTGTCTGCGCACGGCTTGGTCAAACTGTATCTTGCTGAATATGACGGTAAAACTATCGCTGCCAATTTCATGCTTTATTTCGGCGGTGTAGCCACATATCTACATGGTGGGTCTAATTCCGAATTCCGTAATCTGATGGCGCCATATTTATTGCAATGGCAGGCGATTCAGGATGCAAAAAATGAAGGTAGCAAAATTTATGACTTCGGTGGTGTCTCACCGGAAAATGATGATGTCCATAAATGGTCCGGTATTTCCCGTTTTAAAAGAGGTTTTGGCGGAAGGCAAATCAACAGTGTCGGGACGTATGATACTGTTTACAGTCCATTTTGGTACCGGTTATATACGACAGTAAGAAAATTCAGGTAA